The following proteins are co-located in the Malus sylvestris chromosome 13, drMalSylv7.2, whole genome shotgun sequence genome:
- the LOC126595715 gene encoding mitogen-activated protein kinase 9-like isoform X3, producing the protein MLDKEFFTEYGEASQYEIQEVIGKGSYGVVASAVDTHTGEKVAIKKINDVFEHVSDATRILREIKLLRLLHHPDIVEIRHIMLPPCRREFKDIYVVFELMESDLHQVIKANDDLTPEHYQFFLYQLLRALKYIHTANVFHRDLKPKNILANADCKLKICDFGLARAACNDAPSTIFWTDYVATRWYRAPELCGSFFSKYTPAIDIWSIGCIFAEMLTGKPLFPGKNVVHQLDLITDLLGTPPTESIARIRNEKARRYLSSMRRKKPVPLSQKIPNADPLALRLLQRLLAFDARDRPSAEEALADPYFVGLANLDQEPSRQPISKLEFEFERSRLTKDDVRELIYREILEYHPKMLQDYLQGSDNIGFMYPSGVDRFRRQFEHLEAHYGKGERSTALQRKHASLPRERVCMSQDEAAEQNGNVKKSTTASVGRAAVHSPQRSQEVKVPEPIDQNGSTIPNGVNNPNHSPHSLWRSDSISASKCVVMKSQYCEEDRIAGRNEEMVNVLS; encoded by the exons ATGCTGGACAAGGAATTTTTCACAGAATATGGTGAGGCGAGCCAGTACGAAATCCAGGAAGTGATTGGGAAAGGTAGCTATGGAGTTGTTGCATCTGCAGTTGACACTCACACAGGTGAGAAAGTGGCCATTAAGAAGATCAACGACGTCTTCGAGCATGTCTCCGATGCTACGAGGATTTTGCGCGAAATTAAGCTCCTTCGGCTGCTGCATCACCCTGATATTGTCGAAATCAGGCATATAATGCTACCCCCTTGCCGGCGAGAATTTAAAGACATATACGTTGTGTTTGAGTTGATGGAATCTGACCTTCACCAAGTTATTAAGGCGAATGATGATCTCACTCCCGAGCATTATCAGTTCTTCTTGTACCAGCTTCTTCGCGCCCTCAAGTATATACATACAG CAAATGTCTTCCATCGAGATTTGAAGCCGAAAAATATACTTGCTAATGCAGACTGCAAACTGAAAATTTGTGACTTTGGGCTCGCTCGTGCTGCGTGTAATGACGCTCCATCAACCATTTTTTGGACT GATTATGTGGCAACTCGATGGTACCGTGCTCCTGAACTCTGTGGTTCCTTTTTCTCCAAG TACACCCCTGCTATTGATATATGGAGCATAGGGTGCATATTTGCAGAAATGCTAACAGGAAAACCGTTGTTTCCCGGGAAAAATGTTGTGCATCAATTGGATCTCATTACCGACTTACTTGGCACTCCTCCCACTGAATCTATTGCAAGG ATTCGGAACGAAAAGGCCAGAAGATATTTAAGTAGCATGAGGAGAAAGAAACCAGTTCCTCTCtcgcaaaaaatcccaaatgcgGACCCATTGGCTCTTCGTTTGCTTCAGCGTTTGCTTGCTTTTGATGCTAGAGATCGTCCTTCTGCTGAAGAG GCCTTGGCAGACCCATATTTTGTTGGATTGGCAAATTTGGACCAGGAACCGTCCAGACAGCCCATTTCAAAGCTTGAGTTTGAGTTCGAGAGGAGTAGATTGACAAAAGATGATGTGAGAGAGCTAATTTATAGAGAG ATTTTGGAGTATCATCCGAAGATGCTGCAGGATTACCTTCAAGGTTCAGATAATATTGGCTTCATGTATCCAAG TGGAGTTGATCGATTTAGACGACAGTTTGAGCATCTTGAGGCACACTACGGCAAAGGTGAAAGAAGCACTGCGCTTCAAAGGAAGCATGCCTCGTTACCTAG GGAACGAGTGTGTATGTCGCAGGATGAGGCTGCGGAGCAAAATGGTAACGTTAAAAAGAGTACAACGGCTTCAGTGGGTCGTGCAGCTGTTCATAGCCCTCAAAGGTCTCAGGAGGTAAAAGTACCAGAACCAATAGATCAAAATGGATCAACTATACCGAATGGCGTTAATAATCCAAACCATAGTCCCCACAGCCTGTGGAGGAGCGATAGCATTAGCGCTTCGAAGTGCGTGGTAATGAAAAGCCAGTACTGCGAG GAAGATCGAATTGCAGGGCGAAACGAAGAGATGGTCAACGTGCTGTCGTAG
- the LOC126595718 gene encoding uncharacterized protein LOC126595718, protein MNVFNGCKEILKIQKFRRIVSYAGFYCFTAVLTYAYTSNTTRAGFSRADQFYASYPAGTELLTDTAKLYKAALGNCFENEEWGPIEYCIMAKHFERQGKGPYAYHAHYMAHLLSHGQLDGSG, encoded by the exons ATGAATGTGTTCAATGGATGCAAAGAAATTCTAAAGATTCAGAAGTTTCGGAGAATCGTGTCGTATGCCGGATTCTACTGCTTCACAGCAGTCCTGACCTACGCTTACACAAGCAATAC AACCCGAGCTGGGTTTTCGAGAGCGGACCAGTTCTATGCTTCTTACCCAGCTGGAACCGAGCTCTTGACGGACACAGCAAAG TTGTATAAAGCTGCGCTTGGTAATTGTTTCGAAAACGAAGAATGGGGTCCGATTGAGTATTGCATTATGGCCAAACACTTCGAGCGACAGGGGAAAGGGCCCTATGCGTACCATGCT CATTACATGGCACACCTTCTATCGCACGGACAGCTCGATGGAAGTGGATAG
- the LOC126595716 gene encoding serine carboxypeptidase-like 50 — MESSARNHLNLLFLLLLFFLRRVAAASSPPLFPKQAHPTKSGYLPVNSTSGSAIFYTFYEAQNLTTDVSKVPLLIWLQGGPGCSSMLANFYELGPWRVNFNKDPSDPLALEPNSASWNRIFGLIFLDNPIGTGFSIAANSAEIPRDQHSVAIHLLAAITKFIELDPAFKTRPMYITGESYAGKYVPAIGYYILKRNAELPAGSKGVNLQGVAIGDGLTDPIIQVNTHAVNAFYSGLINEKQRRQLEKLQLEAVGFTAAMNWSAATDARNRVLNTLQDMTGLATLYDYTKNEPYKMSLVDELLSNEAVKAALGAKGEAPFESCSDFVGGILHEDVMKSVKYMVEYLLKESKVLLYQGQYDLRDGIVSTEAWMKTLKWEGIGKFMAAERKVWKVRGEVGGYVQKWGSLSHVVVSGAGHLLPADQPVRAQVMIEDWVLGKGVFEQCCGLKARA, encoded by the coding sequence ATGGAGTCAAGTGCCAGAAACCATCTCaacctcctcttcctcctcctcctcttctttctcCGCCGCGTCGCCGCCGCATCGTCCCCCCCTCTCTTCCCCAAACAAGCCCACCCCACCAAATCAGGCTACCTCCCGGTCAACTCCACCAGCGGCTCTgccattttctacactttctacgaAGCTCAGAACCTCACAACAGACGTTTCCAAAGTCCCCCTCCTCATATGGCTCCAGGGCGGCCCCGGCTGCTCCTCCATGCTCGCCAACTTCTACGAGCTCGGCCCATGGCGCGTGAATTTCAACAAAGACCCTTCCGATCCCCTCGCTCTGGAACCCAATTCTGCCTCCTGGAACAGAATCTTCGGCCTGATATTCCTTGACAACCCGATCGGTACCGGATTTAGCATCGCTGCGAACTCCGCAGAGATCCCGAGGGACCAGCACTCCGTCGCGATACACCTCCTTGCCGCGATCACCAAGTTCATTGAGCTCGACCCGGCGTTCAAAACCCGACCCATGTACATAACCGGCGAGAGCTACGCCGGGAAGTATGTTCCGGCGATCGGGTACTATATTTTGAAAAGAAACGCTGAGTTGCCAGCTGGGTCTAAAGGGGTGAACTTGCAGGGCGTTGCGATCGGAGACGGTCTCACAGACCCCATAATTCAGGTGAACACTCACGCCGTCAACGCTTTCTACTCTGGTTTGATCAATGAGAAACAGAGGAGGCAGCTGGAGAAGCTGCAATTGGAGGCGGTAGGGTTCACGGCGGCGATGAACTGGAGCGCGGCTACGGATGCGAGAAACAGAGTGTTGAATACGCTGCAGGACATGACGGGGCTAGCCACATTATACGACTACACGAAGAATGAGCCTTATAAGATGAGTTTGGTGGATGAATTGCTGAGCAACGAGGCGGTGAAGGCGGCGCTGGGGGCCAAAGGGGAGGCGCCTTTCGAATCGTGCAGTGATTTTGTAGGGGGCATATTGCACGAGGACGTGATGAAGAGCGTGAAGTACATGGTGGAGTATCTGCTGAAGGAGAGTAAGGTGTTGCTGTACCAGGGGCAGTACGATTTGAGAGACGGCATCGTTTCAACGGAGGCGTGGATGAAGACGCTGAAGTGGGAGGGGATTGGGAAGTTTATGGCGGCGGAGCGGAAGGTTTGGAAGGTGAGGGGAGAGGTTGGTGGGTATGTGCAGAAGTGGGGGAGCTTGAGCCATGTTGTGGTTTCAGGGGCAGGGCATCTTTTGCCGGCGGACCAGCCGGTGAGGGCGCAGGTGATGATAGAAGACTGGGTTTTGGGCAAGGGGGTGTTTGAGCAGTGCTGTGGTTTAAAGGCCAGGGCATAA